The proteins below are encoded in one region of Telopea speciosissima isolate NSW1024214 ecotype Mountain lineage chromosome 10, Tspe_v1, whole genome shotgun sequence:
- the LOC122643117 gene encoding transcription factor bHLH130-like: MYASIASSKDMNPLFPATFKHSEGELHQKNRETMASDLHHHHHHQQQQQQEVSSGLMRFRSAPSSLLANYMDGSSEDGEEGCEDFLHPRSSSPEAESMFARFMSCGGDGTGSPSLDLREIGDKSPVISATPTGAVSQRNSQFIASMKHEAAEVVPQQNGYSATASQMLYQAPPPVPLPSQSSASMDNSYGMVNSIVMGHSPPQVKTASANCSNLIRHSSSPAGLFSHLNVENGYASLRRVRNFRAGNGTNGEAAPGASRLKGQISFSSGPSSSSGLMSQISEIGNESIGANSPDDGSLGDSNGDNGCYMPEFPIGAWDSALVSENFSGLKRARVIDGKMLSGLNPSETQNGVGTHPPGLTHHFSLPKTSTEIADKFLQFQESVPCKIRAKRGCATHPRSIAERVRRTRISERMRKLQELVPNMDKQTNTADMLDLAVEYIKDLEKQVKNFKDSQANCTCSSKQKPCSSPVLRGD; this comes from the exons ATGTATGCGTCTATAGCATCCTCAAAAGACATGAATCCTCTGTTCCCTGCAACTTTCAAGCATTCGGAAGGAGAATTGCATCAGAAGAACAGAGAAACCATGGCTTCCGatctccatcatcatcatcatcatcagcagcagcagcagcaggaggTGAGTTCCGGCCTGATGCGATTTCGCTCTGCCCCGAGCTCCCTGCTTGCAAATTACATGGACGGTAGCAGCGAAGACGGGGAAGAAGGATGTGAGGATTTCCTACATCCTCGTTCTTCAAGTCCCGAGGCGGAGAGCATGTTTGCGAGGTTCATGTCTTGTGGTGGTGACGGCACTGGATCTCCTTCACTTGATCTTCGCGAGATCGGCGACAAGTCTCCAGTAATATCGGCTACGCCCACCGGAGCAGTTAGTCAGAGGAATTCTCAGTTCATAGCATCCATGAAGCACGAAGCAGCCGAGGTTGTTCCTCAGCAGAATGGATACTCTGCCACTGCTTCCCAGATGCTTTATCAAGCTCCGCCGCCGGTGCCTCTGCCTAGTCAGAGCTCAGCTTCCATGGATAACTCTTATGGGATGGTGAATTCGATAGTCATGGGTCACAGTCCTCCTCAAGTCAAGACTGCTAGCGCCAATTGCTCTAATCTTATCCGGCATAGCAGCTCTCCTGCCGGGCTTTTCTCTCACCTAAACGTTGAAAACG GCTACGCGTCACTGAGGAGAGTGAGGAATTTCAGAGCCGGGAATGGTACTAATGGAGAAGCAGCTCCAGGGGCAAGCAGGTTGAAGGGTCAGATCAGTTTCTCATCtgggccttcttcttcttcggggTTAATGTCTCAGATTTCTGAAATTGGGAACGAAAGCATTGGAGCTAATAGCCCAGATGACGGAAGCTTGGGAGACAGCAACGGTGACAATGGATGTTACATGCCGGAGTTTCCGATTGGCGCTTGGGATTCTGCACTTGTCTCGGAGAATTTCTCTGGCCTCAAAAGAGCTAGAGTTATCGATGGAAAAATGCTTTCTGGTTTAAATCCATCGGAGACTCAG AATGGAGTAGGGACCCATCCTCCTGGTTTGACCCATCATTTTAGTTTGCCAAAGACCTCCACCGAGATTGCTGATAAGTTTTTACAGTTTCAAGAATCTGTTCCTTGTAAGATCCGAGCCAAGCGAGGTTGTGCCACTCACCCTCGAAGCATTGCAGAGAGG GTTAGAAGAACTCGGATTAGTGAACGAATGAGAAAATTACAAGAGCTTGTCCCCAACATGGACAAG CAAACCAACACAGCCGACATGTTAGACTTGGCAGTGGAGTACATTAAAGACCTTGAGAAACAGGTCAAG AATTTCAAGGATAGTCAGGCTAACTGTACCTGTTCGAGCAAGCAGAAACCATGCTCAAGTCCTGTGCTACGGGGTGACTAG